The Gemmatimonadaceae bacterium genome window below encodes:
- a CDS encoding SDR family oxidoreductase: MLAGRVAAVTGAGSGIGRAIATEFVRAGARVHCLDRDLEAVTAVAHALGPSATPYQCDVSDPGEVQGTFDGIHATSVVDILVNNAGVSHIGNIETTSLNDFERLFQVNVRGVYLCTRAVIGGMAERGRGVIINMASVAASAGLADRFAYSMSKGAVVAMTYSIARDYVSRGVRCNCISPGRVHTPFVDGYLAKHYPGREAEMFAKLAATQPIGRMGQPQEVASFARFLASDEAAFLTGTDYPMDGGFLHLHG; this comes from the coding sequence ATGCTCGCGGGGCGTGTGGCGGCAGTCACCGGCGCCGGAAGCGGCATCGGGCGAGCGATTGCCACCGAGTTCGTGCGGGCAGGCGCACGCGTGCATTGTCTCGATCGCGATCTCGAGGCCGTCACCGCCGTCGCGCACGCATTGGGACCCTCAGCGACACCGTACCAGTGCGACGTGAGCGATCCCGGGGAGGTGCAAGGGACGTTCGATGGCATTCACGCCACCAGCGTCGTGGATATCCTGGTCAACAACGCCGGCGTTTCGCACATCGGGAACATCGAGACCACGTCGCTGAATGACTTCGAGCGCCTCTTTCAGGTGAATGTGCGCGGCGTGTACCTGTGCACCCGCGCGGTGATCGGCGGCATGGCCGAGCGTGGTCGCGGCGTGATCATCAATATGGCATCGGTGGCCGCGTCGGCCGGGCTGGCCGATCGCTTTGCGTATTCCATGAGCAAGGGTGCCGTGGTGGCGATGACCTACTCCATCGCCCGCGACTATGTGAGCCGCGGCGTGCGCTGCAATTGCATTTCACCCGGGCGTGTTCACACGCCATTCGTCGACGGGTATCTCGCGAAGCACTATCCGGGTCGCGAAGCCGAGATGTTCGCGAAGCTCGCCGCGACACAACCGATTGGCCGTATGGGCCAGCCACAGGAGGTCGCCTCGTTTGCGCGATTCCTGGCCAGCGATGAGGCCGCGTTCCTGACGGGCACCGACTATCCGATGGATGGCGGTTTTCTCCACCTGCACGGATAA